In one Arachis duranensis cultivar V14167 chromosome 9, aradu.V14167.gnm2.J7QH, whole genome shotgun sequence genomic region, the following are encoded:
- the LOC107465272 gene encoding pentatricopeptide repeat-containing protein At1g09190 has protein sequence MSRGCIEIERKILRLLHGHTTRTHLTEIHAQFLRHNLHHSNQILSHFVLVCASLNNMPYAQRVFIQARCPSILLFNAMIKGYSLRAPFQHSFHLFSLMRSRAMVPDEYTYAPLLKAASNLRDYFLGRCIHAQVEALGFARHGSVRVGMVELYANCRKMEDAEKLFDEMRHRDVVVWNLMVRGFCEAGDLDKGLKLFWQMKERSIVSWNLMIASMAQGKKDEEALELFRKMLDEGLEPDDATLVAVLPVSARMGAMDVGEWIHSYANDKGFLKNMVAVGNSLADFYCKCGNLSAAWSIFNGMTKKNVVSWNVMISGLAYNGEGEAGVGLFDEMGGEGVAPTDSTFVGVLACCAHSGLVDRGRELFASMSQKFQLSPKPEHYGCVIDLLGRCGNVREAHELISSMPMKPSAALWGALLSACRTHGDREVAEIAAKELVRLEPWNSGNYVLLSNIYAEEGRWDEVEKVRMLMRGGGVKKVQGQSATG, from the exons ATGAGTAGGGGATGCATTGAAATAGAGCGCAAAATCCTGCGTCTCCTGCACGGCCACACCACGCGCACCCACCTCACCGAAATCCACGCGCAATTCCTCCGCCACAACCTCCACCACTCCAACCAGATCCTCTCCCACTTCGTCCTCGTCTGCGCCTCCCTCAACAACATGCCCTACGCGCAGCGCGTCTTCATCCAGGCGCGTTGCCCCAGCATCCTCCTCTTCAATGCCATGATCAAGGGGTATTCCCTACGCGCACCGTTTCAACACTCGTTCCACCTCTTCTCCCTCATGAGGTCACGCGCCATGGTCCCCGACGAGTACACTTACGCGCCGCTCCTCAAGGCCGCATCCAACCTCCGTGACTATTTCCTCGGTCGGTGCATTCATGCGCAG GTTGAGGCGCTTGGGTTTGCACGTCATGGATCTGTTCGTGTTGGGATGGTAGAACTGTATGCGAATTGTCGTAAAATGGAGGACGCTGAGAAGTTGTTTGATGAAATGCGCCACAGGGATGTTGTCGTTTGGAACCTGATGGTTCGCGGGTTCTGCGAGGCTGGTGACTTGGATAAGGGGTTGAAACTTTTTTGGCAGATGAAGGAACGCAGCATTGTTTCGTGGAACCTCATGATCGCTTCGATGGCACAGGGGAAGAAAGATGAGGAAGCTCTTGAGCTATTTCGGAAGATGTTGGACGAGGGACTTGAGCCGGATGATGCTACATTGGTGGCTGTGCTGCCGGTTAGTGCTAGAATGGGAGCAATGGATGTTGGGGAATGGATACATTCTTATGCAAATGACAAGGGATTCCTTAAAAATATGGTTGCTGTGGGAAATTCGCTTGCGGATTTTTATTGCAAGTGTGGTAATCTAAGTGCTGCGTGGAGCATTTTCAATGGGATGACTAAGAAGAACGTAGTTTCTTGGAACGTTATGATATCCGGTTTGGCTTATAATGGAGAGGGTGAAGCAGGGGTTGGCCTGTTTGATGAAATGGGAGGAGAAGGAGTGGCCCCTACAGATTCCACTTTTGTTGGGGTGTTAGCTTGTTGTGCTCATTCTGGTTTGGTTGATAGAGGACGGGAGCTGTTTGCTTCTATGAGCCAAAAGTTTCAGCTTTCACCAAAGCCAGAGCATTATGGTTGTGTTATTGATCTTCTTGGACGGTGTGGGAATGTGAGGGAAGCTCATGAGTTGATTAGCAGCATGCCAATGAAACCAAGTGCTGCTTTATGGGGCGCTTTGCTCAGTGCCTGCCGCACTCATGGTGATAGGGAAGTTGCCGAAATTGCGGCGAAAGAGCTCGTTAGGCTTGAACCATGGAACTCTGGGAATTATGTGTTGTTGTCCAATATTTATGCAGAGGAAGGGAGGTGGGATGAGGTTGAGAAAGTGAGAATGTTGATGAGGGGTGGTGGTGTCAAGAAAGTTCAGGGGCAGAGTGCAACCGGGTAG
- the LOC107465260 gene encoding uncharacterized protein LOC107465260, which produces MHQNLLLHDYCYHGISTDVEDGELQEQSIAKVLSCFENNRIYSQCNEAYRLNPSGNINIPLQATDSFCSGPCLSETRLVLNCINDMLSNFVFYNKATAQQMRNALDAGCSFSRERGQH; this is translated from the exons ATGCACCAGAATCTGTTGCTGCACGATTATTGTTATCATGGCATTAGCACTGATGTTGAAG ATGGGGAGCTGCAGGAGCAAAGCATAGCAAAGGTCTTGTCGTGCTTCGAAAATAACCGT ATTTATTCTCAGTGCAATGAAGCATATAGATTAAACCCATCTGGGAATATTAACATACCACTGCAGGCCACTGATTCTTTCTGCAGTGGACCATGCCTTTCTGAAACACGGTTAGTACTTAATTGCATCAATGACATGCTATCTAATTTTGTATTCTACAACAAAGCCACCGCACAACAGATGAGAAATGCCCTGGATGCTGGCTGCAGCTTTTCTAGAGAAAGAGGTCAACACTAG